Part of the Virgibacillus necropolis genome, CTGGTTAGTGTAGCACAGAAAAATAACGAGATGAAACTTTATTTTAAAAGACCCGTACAAAGCCTAAGTGTTCGTATTACAAGTGAACAACGAAAGGCAGTTTTTAAAGACTTTTTGGAGGGTGCGGAATGAAAAAAGCAGGAATTCTTCATCCAGAAATGTCCCATCTGGTGGCAAGCCTGGGACATACAGACTATGTAGTATTGGGAGACAAAGGTTATCCTGTTCCGGATCATACAAAACGGATTGACCTAGGAATTACGGAAGACTTGCCGACTGTTTTACAAGTGCTCAAAGTAATTGAAACAGAATTCACGATTGATAGAATGATTGTTACAGAGGAAATGCTAGATATTAGCCCAGAACGATATAAAGTTCTACAACAATCATACCCTAATATTTTATTTGAAAAGGTAACTCATCAAGAATTCAAAGAACTGACGAATCATTCAAAAGGAATTATTAAAACCGGTGATACATGTCCATACGCAAATATGATTATTGTGTCAGGATAACGTTTTTACATACTAAAAAATGAAGGATTTGATAGGAA contains:
- the rbsD gene encoding D-ribose pyranase, coding for MKKAGILHPEMSHLVASLGHTDYVVLGDKGYPVPDHTKRIDLGITEDLPTVLQVLKVIETEFTIDRMIVTEEMLDISPERYKVLQQSYPNILFEKVTHQEFKELTNHSKGIIKTGDTCPYANMIIVSG